In the genome of Bradyrhizobium sp. CIAT3101, one region contains:
- a CDS encoding sigma-54 dependent transcriptional regulator, which produces MRLLIVGTLKGQLTTATKIAMENGATVTHAEDHEQAMRVLRGGKGADLLLVDVALDIRDLVMRLEVEHIHAPIVACGITNDARAAVAAIHAGAKEYIPLPPDPELIAAVLAAVANDSRELVYRDEAMARVIKLAQQIAGSDASVMITGESGTGKEVLARYVHTRSARAKRPFISINCAAIPEHLLESELFGHEKGAFTGAIARRIGKFEEATGGTLLLDEISEMDVRLQSKLLRAIQERVIDRVGGTKPVPVDIRIIATSNRNLAEAVREGTFREDLLFRLNVVNLKIPPLRERPADIMELAQHFVKKYAEANGVPMRPISAEAKRVLSTNRWQGNVRELENTMHRAVLMAQGDEIGPDAILTPDGDRLDLAKTAPAVAHATMAAEQVTRALVGRTVADVERDLILETLKHCLGNRTHAANILGISIRTLRNKLNEYADGGIPITPAGTPGEYPRMPMMGA; this is translated from the coding sequence ATGCGGCTTCTCATCGTTGGCACATTGAAGGGCCAGCTCACCACCGCCACCAAGATCGCGATGGAGAACGGCGCCACCGTGACCCACGCCGAGGATCACGAACAGGCGATGCGCGTGCTGCGCGGCGGCAAGGGCGCCGACCTCCTGCTGGTCGACGTCGCCCTCGATATCCGCGACCTCGTGATGCGGCTCGAGGTCGAGCACATCCACGCCCCGATCGTCGCCTGCGGCATCACCAACGACGCTCGCGCCGCGGTCGCCGCGATCCACGCCGGCGCCAAGGAATACATCCCGCTGCCGCCGGATCCGGAGCTGATCGCCGCGGTGCTGGCGGCCGTCGCCAACGATTCCCGCGAGCTGGTCTATCGCGACGAAGCCATGGCGCGCGTCATCAAGCTCGCCCAGCAGATCGCCGGCTCCGACGCCTCGGTGATGATCACCGGCGAATCCGGCACCGGCAAGGAAGTGCTGGCGCGCTACGTCCACACCCGCTCGGCCCGCGCCAAGCGCCCGTTCATCTCGATCAACTGCGCCGCGATCCCCGAGCATCTCCTGGAATCCGAGCTGTTCGGCCATGAGAAGGGTGCCTTCACCGGCGCGATCGCCCGCCGCATCGGCAAATTCGAGGAAGCGACCGGCGGCACGCTGCTGCTGGACGAAATCTCCGAGATGGACGTCCGCCTGCAGTCAAAGCTGCTCCGCGCCATCCAGGAGCGCGTGATCGATCGCGTCGGCGGCACCAAGCCGGTGCCGGTCGATATCCGCATCATCGCGACCTCGAACCGTAACCTGGCGGAAGCCGTGCGCGAAGGCACGTTCCGCGAGGACCTGCTGTTCCGCCTCAACGTCGTGAATCTGAAGATCCCGCCGCTGCGCGAGCGTCCAGCCGACATCATGGAGCTCGCCCAGCACTTCGTGAAGAAATATGCCGAGGCCAATGGCGTGCCGATGCGCCCCATCTCGGCCGAAGCCAAGCGCGTGCTCTCCACCAATCGCTGGCAGGGTAACGTCCGGGAGCTCGAGAACACCATGCACCGCGCGGTGCTGATGGCGCAGGGCGACGAGATCGGACCCGACGCGATCCTCACCCCGGACGGCGACCGCCTCGACCTCGCCAAGACGGCGCCGGCCGTGGCGCACGCCACCATGGCTGCCGAGCAGGTCACGCGTGCCCTCGTCGGCCGCACCGTCGCCGACGTCGAACGCGACCTGATCCTGGAGACGCTCAAGCACTGCCTCGGCAACCGGACCCATGCCGCGAACATCCTCGGCATCTCGATCCGCACGCTGCGCAACAAGCTCAACGAATACGCCGACGGCGGCATCCCGATCACGCCGGCCGGCACGCCGGGTGAATATCCGCGGATGCCGATGATGGGAGCGTAG
- a CDS encoding GYD domain-containing protein: MPLFISYVSYSNTGIKGMIDKPIDRTAVIGAMVEKAGGRLQGAFMTTGPHDALLVTEFPDGADAVAIAMAAAASGAIAKIETVRAWKMSEFKAVAEKAAKLASVYVPPGK; the protein is encoded by the coding sequence ATGCCGTTGTTCATCTCGTACGTCTCGTACTCAAATACCGGGATCAAGGGAATGATAGACAAGCCGATCGATCGCACGGCGGTCATCGGCGCGATGGTGGAAAAGGCCGGCGGAAGGCTCCAGGGAGCCTTCATGACCACCGGTCCGCATGACGCGCTGCTCGTCACGGAGTTTCCCGATGGAGCGGATGCCGTCGCTATCGCGATGGCCGCCGCCGCAAGCGGCGCCATTGCCAAAATCGAGACGGTGCGCGCCTGGAAGATGAGTGAATTTAAAGCTGTCGCGGAAAAGGCCGCGAAGCTTGCAAGTGTGTACGTACCGCCAGGCAAGTAA
- the ssuC gene encoding aliphatic sulfonate ABC transporter permease SsuC, with amino-acid sequence MSLIDSVSLPRNFRLPRVDGLVQWIVPLAIIAIWQVASVTGFVPVRVLPAPSDVALAGWKLLLSGELIRNIWVSFWRASIGFLIGGSIGFAFGLANGLSQLSAKLTDTTLQMVRNVPHLALIPLVILWFGIDESAKLFLVALGVFFPIYLNTLHGIRTVDPQLIEMGRIYGMSDGELFRRVIFPGALPSIFVGIRFALGIMWLTLIVAETIAASSGLGYMAMQAREFMLIDVVVLSILIYALLGKLADSASRVLERLTLSWHPAFQKR; translated from the coding sequence ATGAGCCTCATCGACAGCGTCTCACTTCCACGCAACTTCCGTCTGCCGCGAGTCGATGGCCTGGTCCAGTGGATCGTGCCGCTCGCCATCATCGCGATCTGGCAGGTGGCGAGCGTCACCGGCTTCGTGCCGGTACGCGTGCTGCCGGCGCCGAGCGACGTCGCGCTCGCCGGCTGGAAGCTGCTGCTGTCCGGCGAGCTGATCCGCAACATCTGGGTCTCGTTCTGGCGCGCCTCGATCGGTTTCCTGATCGGCGGCAGCATCGGCTTCGCCTTCGGGCTCGCCAACGGCCTGTCGCAGCTGTCCGCAAAACTCACGGACACGACGCTGCAGATGGTACGCAACGTGCCGCATCTGGCGCTGATCCCGCTGGTCATCCTGTGGTTCGGTATCGATGAAAGCGCCAAGCTGTTTCTCGTGGCGCTCGGCGTGTTCTTCCCGATTTACCTCAACACGCTGCACGGCATCCGCACCGTCGATCCGCAGCTGATCGAGATGGGCCGCATCTACGGCATGAGCGACGGCGAGCTGTTCCGCCGCGTGATTTTCCCGGGCGCGTTGCCCTCGATCTTCGTCGGCATCCGTTTCGCGCTCGGCATCATGTGGCTGACGTTGATCGTCGCCGAGACCATCGCGGCGTCCTCCGGCCTCGGCTACATGGCGATGCAGGCGCGCGAGTTCATGCTGATCGACGTCGTCGTGCTCTCGATCCTGATCTATGCCCTGCTCGGCAAGCTCGCCGACAGCGCCTCCCGCGTGCTGGAGCGCCTGACGCTCTCCTGGCACCCCGCTTTCCAGAAACGCTGA
- a CDS encoding M20 family metallopeptidase has protein sequence MSETQITDWLASQRQAMIDLLRDVVDIDSGSYDKAGVDAVGARFERHFAEHGIPSRRESHGTFGDAIHADVAKPGSNEKPVLLMGHRDTVFGKGEAGKRPFTIKDKRAYGPGVADMKAGVVMNVFVATAFHKFGGNPHPIKLLITSDEEIGSPSSRPVIEREGRSARAVFNSEPGRPTGNVVTSRKGGIFMHMAVTGKAAHSGANFAAGISAIGELAHKIIQIHALTDLTKGITLNVGLISGGQSVNTTAPYAEGQIDMRYVDPKDRATVMAEIERIIATPYVPGTSATLTIKGEFVPVVQSESSKALFENYQAAAKQAGLTTLQGEFSGGCADSGFTAAVGTPTICGVGPVGGLAHSPEEYLELDSIVPRAQALALAILRG, from the coding sequence ATGTCGGAGACTCAAATTACGGATTGGCTGGCATCGCAGCGGCAGGCGATGATCGATCTGCTGCGCGACGTCGTGGACATCGATTCCGGATCCTACGACAAGGCAGGCGTCGATGCGGTCGGTGCGCGGTTCGAGCGGCACTTTGCCGAACACGGCATTCCCTCACGCCGGGAGAGCCACGGCACGTTTGGCGATGCGATCCACGCGGACGTGGCAAAGCCCGGCAGCAACGAGAAGCCGGTGCTGTTGATGGGGCATCGCGACACCGTATTCGGCAAGGGCGAAGCGGGGAAGCGCCCGTTCACGATCAAGGACAAGCGCGCCTATGGGCCCGGTGTCGCCGACATGAAGGCCGGCGTCGTGATGAACGTCTTCGTCGCGACCGCCTTCCACAAATTCGGCGGCAACCCGCATCCGATCAAGCTGCTGATCACCTCGGACGAGGAGATCGGCTCACCGTCGTCACGGCCGGTGATCGAGCGTGAGGGGCGCTCTGCGCGCGCCGTGTTCAATTCCGAGCCGGGCCGCCCCACCGGCAATGTCGTCACCAGCCGCAAGGGCGGCATCTTCATGCACATGGCCGTCACCGGGAAGGCGGCGCATTCCGGCGCCAATTTCGCCGCCGGCATCAGCGCGATCGGCGAGCTCGCGCACAAGATCATCCAGATCCACGCGCTGACCGACCTCACCAAGGGCATCACGCTCAATGTCGGGCTCATCTCGGGCGGCCAGTCGGTCAACACGACCGCGCCTTACGCCGAGGGCCAGATCGACATGCGCTATGTCGATCCGAAGGATCGCGCCACTGTCATGGCCGAGATCGAACGCATCATCGCGACGCCTTATGTACCCGGCACCAGCGCGACGCTGACGATCAAAGGCGAGTTCGTGCCGGTGGTGCAGAGCGAGAGCTCGAAGGCGCTGTTCGAAAATTATCAGGCCGCCGCAAAGCAGGCCGGCCTCACCACGCTGCAGGGCGAGTTCTCCGGCGGCTGCGCCGATTCCGGATTCACCGCCGCGGTGGGGACGCCGACCATCTGCGGCGTCGGCCCCGTGGGCGGGCTTGCCCACTCGCCGGAGGAATATCTCGAGCTCGACAGCATCGTGCCGCGTGCACAGGCGCTGGCGCTGGCGATCTTGCGGGGGTGA
- the ssuD gene encoding FMNH2-dependent alkanesulfonate monooxygenase, with translation MSKTASTQSNANILWFLPTHGDGRYLGTGIGGREVNFNYLRQVAQAADQLGYFGVLLPTGRSCEDSWVVASSVAPFTERLRYLVAVRPGLQSPTVAARMTATLDRITNGRLLINVVTGGDPVENKGDGIFLSHDERYEVTREFLNVYSDLLSGKTVDVEGKHIHVEGGKLLFPPVQSPRPPLYFGGSSDAGIDVAVDAVDKYLTWGEPPALVAEKVARVKAAAEARGRKLSFGIRLHVIVRETNEEAWSAANELIKHVSDDTIATAQKNFARMDSVGQQRMAQLHGGKRDKLEIAPNLWAGVGLVRGGAGTALVGDAQTVAARIKEYQDIGIDTFIMSGYPHLEEAYRFAELVFPLLSLDLPSNVTKLHFNGGPFGETVGSDYRPQHRVSQS, from the coding sequence ATGAGTAAGACCGCAAGCACGCAATCCAACGCCAACATCCTCTGGTTCCTGCCGACCCACGGTGATGGCCGCTATCTCGGCACCGGCATCGGCGGCCGCGAGGTCAACTTCAACTATTTGCGCCAGGTCGCGCAGGCGGCGGACCAGCTCGGCTATTTCGGCGTGCTGTTGCCGACGGGACGGAGCTGCGAGGATTCCTGGGTCGTGGCCTCCTCGGTGGCGCCGTTCACGGAGCGGCTGCGCTATCTCGTCGCTGTCCGACCCGGCCTGCAATCGCCGACCGTGGCGGCGCGCATGACCGCGACGCTCGACCGCATCACCAATGGCCGGCTTCTGATCAACGTCGTCACCGGCGGCGATCCCGTCGAGAACAAGGGCGACGGTATCTTCCTCAGCCATGACGAGCGCTACGAGGTCACTCGCGAGTTCCTCAACGTCTATAGCGACCTGCTCTCCGGCAAAACGGTCGATGTCGAGGGCAAGCACATTCACGTCGAGGGTGGCAAGCTGCTGTTCCCACCGGTGCAGTCACCGCGGCCGCCGCTCTATTTCGGCGGTTCGTCGGATGCCGGCATCGACGTCGCTGTCGACGCCGTCGACAAATATCTCACCTGGGGCGAGCCGCCGGCACTGGTTGCCGAGAAGGTCGCAAGGGTGAAAGCGGCTGCAGAAGCGCGCGGACGAAAGCTCTCCTTCGGCATCCGTCTTCACGTGATCGTCCGCGAGACCAATGAAGAGGCCTGGTCGGCCGCCAACGAGTTGATCAAGCATGTCAGCGACGACACCATCGCCACTGCGCAGAAGAACTTTGCGCGCATGGACTCGGTCGGCCAGCAGCGCATGGCGCAGCTCCACGGCGGCAAGCGCGACAAGCTCGAGATCGCACCGAATCTCTGGGCCGGTGTCGGCCTGGTGCGCGGCGGTGCCGGCACGGCGCTGGTCGGCGACGCCCAGACGGTCGCCGCGCGCATCAAGGAGTATCAGGACATCGGCATCGATACCTTCATCATGTCGGGCTATCCGCATCTGGAGGAAGCCTATCGCTTTGCCGAGCTGGTGTTCCCGCTGCTCTCGCTCGATCTGCCGAGCAACGTGACCAAGCTGCACTTCAACGGCGGTCCGTTCGGCGAGACGGTCGGCAGCGATTACCGTCCGCAGCATCGGGTGTCGCAATCATGA
- a CDS encoding vanadium-dependent haloperoxidase, translated as MKYASWTISRLSLIVTLIAASTPLARADVIMDWNAKADAIAAEKQIPPAPHSRTLSMMHVAMFEAVNAIDRRYAPYKVSLPADRSTSREAAAAVAAHDVLLSIYPDLRPDLDATLTSSLAPIADGDSKTAGIELGREAAVKIIELRANDGSAAPETYRPLTTPGAYVPTTIPSFTTTGATTPWVMASGSQFRPGPPPALDSEVWTRDVNEIREIGSRSSPTRTPEQTTIGRFWFFVGARTYNPIVRQAAMAKGMDLVDCARLYALTSIAGNDAIVAVFDAKYHYNFWRPITAIRNADLTSNAATPRDPSWLPLGETPMHPEYPCAHCIVSAAISTVLQTVVGDFGEFSLTSPTAPGVTRKWSRLQDYSDEVSNARIWAGFHYRFSTEIGKDMGRKIGALTVATQFRGVEAMAEPNR; from the coding sequence ATGAAATACGCGTCGTGGACGATCTCCCGCTTATCGCTGATTGTAACGCTGATCGCAGCTTCGACACCGCTTGCGCGCGCCGACGTGATCATGGATTGGAATGCAAAGGCCGACGCGATTGCTGCCGAGAAGCAAATTCCTCCAGCGCCGCACAGCCGCACCTTGTCCATGATGCACGTCGCAATGTTCGAGGCGGTCAACGCGATTGATCGCCGGTACGCGCCCTACAAAGTCTCCCTGCCCGCAGACCGTTCGACGTCGCGGGAAGCTGCGGCGGCAGTTGCGGCTCACGACGTGCTGCTGTCGATCTATCCAGACCTCAGGCCGGACCTGGATGCGACGTTGACAAGCTCTCTGGCGCCCATTGCCGACGGCGATTCCAAGACCGCCGGCATTGAGCTCGGAAGAGAGGCCGCAGTGAAGATCATCGAGCTTCGCGCGAATGACGGCAGCGCCGCTCCGGAAACCTACCGCCCGCTGACGACACCGGGTGCTTACGTCCCTACCACCATCCCGAGTTTCACAACCACGGGTGCGACCACGCCCTGGGTCATGGCCTCCGGATCGCAGTTTCGCCCCGGGCCCCCGCCGGCTCTTGATTCAGAGGTTTGGACCCGAGACGTCAATGAGATCCGCGAGATCGGTAGCCGAAGCAGCCCGACCCGGACCCCCGAGCAAACGACGATCGGTCGCTTCTGGTTCTTTGTCGGCGCGCGCACCTACAATCCGATTGTGAGGCAGGCGGCGATGGCCAAGGGCATGGATCTCGTCGACTGCGCCCGGCTGTACGCGCTGACGTCGATTGCGGGCAACGATGCCATCGTCGCCGTATTTGACGCGAAGTACCATTACAATTTCTGGCGACCGATCACGGCCATACGCAACGCCGATCTGACGTCGAATGCGGCGACGCCTCGCGATCCGTCCTGGCTACCGCTGGGGGAAACACCGATGCACCCGGAATATCCCTGCGCCCACTGCATCGTGTCGGCGGCGATCTCGACCGTGCTCCAGACCGTCGTTGGGGATTTCGGCGAATTCTCGCTGACCAGCCCCACCGCACCGGGCGTCACGCGCAAATGGTCCCGGCTCCAGGATTATAGCGACGAAGTCTCCAACGCCCGTATCTGGGCCGGCTTCCACTACCGGTTCTCGACCGAGATCGGCAAGGACATGGGCCGGAAGATCGGTGCGTTGACCGTCGCGACGCAGTTTCGCGGTGTAGAAGCGATGGCGGAACCGAACCGTTAG
- the fliG gene encoding flagellar motor switch protein FliG, with translation MAGNLQNANSNDITSVISTLGQRAGSRTGAKVEAVAGPKRAAILMLALGEQYGGKIWSLLDDDEVRQLSLEMSTLGTVEVDTVEDMLLEFVSRMSASGALMGNFDATERLLQQYLAPERVNGIMDEIRGPAGRNMWEKLSNVQEEVLANYLKNEYPQTIAVVLSKLKPEHAARVLGIFPEDLALDVVNRMLKMEAVQKEVIESVEKTLRTEFMSNLSQTRRRDAHEVMAEIFNNFDRQTETRFITSLEEENRESAERIKALMFTFDDLVKLDSGSAQTLMRNVDKDKLGVALKSANEDVRNFFFGNMSSRAAKMLQDDMAAMGPVRLRDVDEAQALLVNLAKDLAAKGEIMLTKNRADDELVY, from the coding sequence ATGGCCGGCAATCTGCAGAACGCCAACTCGAACGACATCACCAGCGTGATCTCCACGCTCGGCCAGCGTGCCGGCAGCCGCACGGGCGCCAAGGTCGAAGCGGTGGCCGGACCGAAGCGTGCCGCGATCCTGATGCTGGCACTCGGCGAGCAATATGGCGGCAAGATCTGGTCGCTGCTCGACGACGACGAGGTGCGCCAGCTCTCGCTGGAAATGTCGACGCTCGGCACCGTCGAGGTCGACACGGTCGAGGACATGCTGCTCGAATTCGTCTCGCGCATGTCGGCCTCCGGCGCGCTGATGGGCAATTTCGACGCCACCGAGCGTCTGCTGCAGCAATATCTGGCGCCGGAGCGCGTCAACGGCATCATGGACGAGATCCGCGGCCCCGCGGGGCGCAACATGTGGGAAAAGCTGTCCAACGTGCAGGAAGAGGTTCTCGCCAACTACCTCAAGAACGAATATCCGCAGACCATCGCGGTAGTGTTGTCGAAGCTGAAGCCTGAGCATGCCGCGCGCGTGCTCGGCATCTTCCCCGAGGACCTCGCGCTCGACGTCGTCAACCGCATGCTGAAGATGGAAGCGGTGCAGAAGGAGGTGATCGAGAGCGTGGAAAAGACGCTGCGCACCGAATTCATGTCCAACCTGTCGCAGACCCGCCGCCGCGACGCCCACGAGGTGATGGCGGAAATCTTCAACAATTTCGACCGCCAGACCGAAACCCGCTTCATCACCTCGCTCGAAGAAGAGAACCGCGAATCCGCCGAGCGCATCAAGGCGCTGATGTTCACCTTCGACGACCTCGTGAAGCTCGATTCCGGCTCGGCCCAGACCCTGATGCGCAACGTCGACAAGGACAAGCTCGGCGTGGCGCTGAAGAGCGCCAACGAGGATGTCCGCAACTTCTTCTTCGGCAACATGTCCTCGCGCGCGGCCAAGATGTTGCAGGACGACATGGCGGCGATGGGTCCGGTGCGCCTGCGCGACGTCGACGAGGCCCAGGCGCTGCTGGTCAACCTCGCAAAAGACCTCGCCGCCAAGGGCGAGATCATGCTGACCAAGAACCGCGCTGACGACGAGCTGGTGTATTGA
- a CDS encoding FliH/SctL family protein, whose protein sequence is MGAPAKFLFDTDFAAPDRTREKAATAAEIAQKVAEAEARAYQDGFAAGQREAKAESDRRVALAMEEINIAIRGIAAGIGNIESKMETEAVDVAVAVARKLCADLVAAEPLGEIMGLVKDCFSHLVATPHLVVRINDALYDSAREKIERLAKQSGFEGRLVILAEPEIATGDCRIEWADGGVVLERHAIAAKIDDMVGRYIASRRGN, encoded by the coding sequence ATGGGCGCTCCGGCCAAATTCCTGTTCGACACCGACTTCGCCGCGCCCGACCGGACGCGCGAGAAGGCGGCGACCGCGGCCGAGATCGCGCAGAAGGTCGCGGAAGCCGAAGCGCGCGCCTATCAGGACGGCTTTGCCGCGGGCCAGCGCGAGGCCAAGGCCGAGAGCGACCGTCGCGTCGCGCTCGCCATGGAAGAGATCAACATCGCGATCCGGGGCATCGCCGCAGGGATCGGCAACATCGAGAGCAAGATGGAGACCGAGGCGGTCGACGTCGCGGTCGCGGTCGCACGAAAGCTGTGCGCCGACCTGGTCGCCGCCGAGCCGCTCGGCGAGATCATGGGTCTGGTCAAGGACTGCTTCTCGCATCTGGTCGCGACGCCGCATCTCGTCGTCCGCATCAACGACGCGCTCTACGACAGCGCGCGCGAGAAGATCGAGCGGCTGGCCAAGCAAAGCGGCTTCGAAGGACGGCTGGTGATCCTGGCCGAACCCGAAATTGCCACCGGCGACTGCCGGATCGAATGGGCCGATGGCGGCGTCGTGCTGGAGCGCCACGCCATCGCGGCCAAGATCGACGACATGGTCGGACGCTATATCGCGTCCCGCAGGGGGAATTAA
- a CDS encoding ATP-binding cassette domain-containing protein has translation MQTALRTSLPETELASRANFAPAARVTREERPLHVSGLPLSIRGLRKSFGDNEVLRGIDLHIPAGQFVAIVGKSGCGKSTLLRLIAGLEKIDAGSISFGDAAIQPEDIRVMFQEPRLLPWARVLSNVEVGLGRDRASDDAQSRAEKALTEVGLVDKRDQWPSVLSGGQKQRVALARALVSRPRVLAFDEPLGALDALTRISMQRLLERVWRDQGFTAILVTHDVSEAVALADRVLVIDEGRIAHDVMVNTARPRERGSAELAALEGSILSHLLSADDRT, from the coding sequence ATGCAGACAGCCCTTCGGACCTCCCTTCCGGAAACCGAGCTCGCCAGCCGCGCCAATTTCGCGCCGGCGGCCCGCGTGACGCGCGAGGAGCGGCCGCTGCATGTGAGTGGTCTGCCGCTCAGCATCCGCGGCCTGCGGAAATCCTTCGGCGACAACGAGGTGCTGCGCGGCATCGATCTGCACATACCGGCCGGCCAGTTCGTTGCCATCGTCGGCAAGAGCGGATGCGGCAAGAGCACGTTGCTGCGCCTGATCGCCGGCCTGGAAAAGATCGACGCCGGCAGCATCAGCTTCGGCGATGCGGCGATCCAGCCGGAGGATATCCGCGTGATGTTCCAGGAGCCGCGGCTGCTGCCCTGGGCGCGGGTGCTGTCCAATGTCGAGGTCGGACTCGGGCGCGACCGCGCATCCGATGATGCGCAGTCGCGTGCGGAGAAGGCGCTCACCGAGGTCGGGCTCGTCGACAAGCGCGATCAATGGCCGTCGGTGCTGTCGGGTGGCCAGAAGCAGCGCGTCGCGCTCGCCCGGGCGCTGGTCTCCCGTCCGCGCGTGCTGGCCTTCGACGAGCCGCTCGGCGCGCTCGATGCGCTGACCCGCATCTCGATGCAGCGGCTGCTGGAGCGGGTCTGGCGCGACCAGGGCTTTACGGCGATCCTGGTGACCCACGACGTCTCCGAGGCCGTCGCGCTGGCGGACCGGGTGCTGGTGATCGACGAGGGCCGCATCGCCCACGATGTCATGGTTAATACCGCCCGGCCGCGTGAACGCGGCTCTGCCGAGCTTGCTGCGCTCGAAGGCTCGATCCTGAGCCACCTGTTGTCAGCGGACGATCGTACCTAG
- a CDS encoding flavin reductase family protein, whose translation MNVVPRDLMTETAVSSADFRGAMRHLTGGVSVITAGRGKDITGMTVTSVTSLSVDPPTLIVSINRDASSFPLIRRHGAFGVNILAADQLDVAERFAGKGGLKGAARFAGSTWVTAVSGVPLLVGALSAVDCEVEEIVERHSHGIVIGRVRDIKNSVRTAALAYWHGQYVAVDQDEDAARLAEVSVPARSSRGV comes from the coding sequence ATGAATGTAGTGCCCCGCGATCTCATGACCGAAACTGCCGTCTCGTCTGCCGATTTCCGCGGCGCCATGCGCCATCTCACCGGCGGCGTCAGCGTCATCACCGCAGGGCGGGGCAAAGACATCACCGGCATGACGGTTACATCCGTAACCTCGCTATCGGTCGACCCGCCGACGCTGATCGTCAGCATCAATCGCGATGCCTCGTCATTTCCGCTGATCCGCCGCCACGGCGCCTTCGGCGTGAACATCCTCGCAGCCGATCAGCTCGATGTGGCCGAACGCTTTGCCGGCAAGGGTGGCCTGAAGGGGGCCGCGCGTTTCGCAGGCAGCACGTGGGTCACGGCGGTCTCCGGCGTTCCGCTGCTGGTCGGCGCCCTGTCTGCCGTCGATTGCGAGGTCGAGGAGATCGTCGAGCGTCACTCGCACGGCATCGTCATCGGCCGTGTCAGGGACATCAAGAATTCAGTGCGGACCGCAGCGCTCGCCTATTGGCACGGTCAGTATGTGGCGGTGGATCAGGACGAGGACGCCGCAAGGCTCGCCGAGGTCAGCGTTCCCGCGCGCAGCAGCCGCGGCGTTTGA
- the fliN gene encoding flagellar motor switch protein FliN — translation MSDNDGQVPLPDLNGPLPPTGADVSYNEDEYASRVAADLEAVFDVPVQVSAVLGRSKMDVGELLKLGPGTVLELDRRVGEAIDIYVNNKLVARGEVVLVEDKLGVTMTEIIRTERG, via the coding sequence ATGAGCGACAACGACGGACAGGTCCCGCTGCCCGACCTCAACGGCCCATTACCGCCGACCGGCGCCGATGTGAGCTACAATGAGGACGAATATGCCTCGCGCGTCGCCGCCGACCTCGAGGCCGTCTTCGACGTGCCGGTACAGGTCTCGGCCGTGCTCGGCCGCTCCAAGATGGACGTCGGCGAGCTGCTGAAGCTCGGGCCCGGCACCGTGTTGGAGCTCGACCGGCGCGTCGGCGAGGCCATCGACATCTACGTCAACAACAAGCTCGTCGCCCGCGGCGAGGTGGTGCTGGTCGAGGACAAGCTCGGCGTGACCATGACGGAAATCATCAGGACTGAACGCGGCTAG